A genomic window from Nicotiana sylvestris chromosome 11, ASM39365v2, whole genome shotgun sequence includes:
- the LOC104248968 gene encoding pentatricopeptide repeat-containing protein At2g15820, chloroplastic, producing MMIISFVQYPMSTALTFLHSLSSSPFHHRHRPRLLSTSSPFSLPLKPLSFSPLSTLPQQVLFSSHEIQGNNNLDISSSVFPESFNFDESFDSTELKKFETPAVEVSELEDIPDQWRRSRLAWLCKELPAHKTPTMVRILNAQRKWLKQEDATYIAVHCMRIRENEAAFRVYKWMMQQHWFRFDFALATKLADYLGKERKHLKCREIFDDIINQGRVPSESTFHILIIAYLSSPGPSELDEACNIYNRMVHLGGYKPRLNLHNSLFKALLGKKPGSSKHFLKQAEFIYQNLTSSGLDIHKDIFGGLIWLHSYQDVVDMERIAVLRAEMRSRGIQESKEVLLSVLRACSKDGDLEEAERTWSKLLSDDRSPPSQAFVYKMEVYAKIGEPMKSLEVFRRMQKQLSSTSVAAYYKIIKVLSKSQRLDLAESIMSEFINSGMKPLIPSFIDLMGMYSIAGLHEKMETTFLRCREVCGPNQTVFNIYLDSLVHTGNLNRAEEIFNEMRGDVAISLDSRSCNSILRGYLTSGEYAKAEKIYGLMRQKKYDIEIESSLMEKLDYVLSLREKVVEEPIKLKLTKEQREVLMGLLLGGLQIRSYGERRRRVHAIHFEFNAESRIHAILKGHIHNEFHQWLGSHDMMVDGTDDIPSSFTTISHSCFTFYADQFWPNGRPGIPKLIHRWLSPCVLAYWYMYGGYRTSSGDILLRVKGSREEVLNIVKALKDKSLDCRVKKRGTVFWIGFLGDNATWFWTVVKPFILGELKDLLKAGGCSNGSLENQRINFYSGSGSDEKNSDYSDADTS from the exons ATGATGATAATTTCCTTTGTCCAATACCCCATGAGCACAGCCCTCACTTTCCTCCACTCTCTCTCCTCCTCCCCTTTCCACCACCGTCACCGCCCCCGCCTCTTATCCACCTCATCACCCTTTTCCCTTCCCCTAAAACCCCTTTCATTTTCTCCCTTATCCACTTTACCCCAACAAGTTCTGTTTTCATCCCATGAAATCCAAGGCAATAACAATTTGGACATTTCTTCATCTGTGTTTCCTGAAAGTTTCAATTTTGACGAGTCTTTTGATTCTACTGAGCTGAAAAAGTTCGAAACACCGGCCGTTGAAGTTAGTGAACTAGAGGACATTCCTGATCAATGGCGTAGGTCAAGATTAGCTTGGCTTTGTAAGGAACTTCCTGCACATAAAACACCTACTATGGTTCGGATTCTTAATGCACAGAGGAAATGGCTTAAACAAGAAGATGCTACTTACATTGCTGTTCATTGTATGCGTATTCGTGAAAATGAAGCTGCTTTTCGG GTTTACAAATGGATGATGCAGCAACATTGGTTTCGATTTGATTTTGCTCTAGCTACAAAGCTAGCAGATTACTTGGGTAAGGAACGAAAGCACTTGAAGTGCCGGGAGATTTTTGATGACATTATTAACCAGGGACGAGTGCCGTCTGAATCTACATTCCATATTCTCATCATTGCCTATCTTAGTTCACCTGGCCCATCAGAGTTAGATGAAGCGTGTAACATCTACAATCGCATGGTGCACTTGGGAGGTTATAAGCCTCGGCTTAACTTACACAATTCTCTGTTTAAAGCTCTTTTGGGGAAGAAACCAGGCTCCAGTAAACACTTCCTGAAACAGGCAGAATTTATATATCAGAATTTAACTTCCTCGGGATTGGATATACACAAAGATATTTTTGGCGGTCTTATATGGCTTCACAGTTATCAGGATGTGGTGGATATGGAAAGAATTGCTGTGCTAAGAGCAGAGATGCGATCAAGAGGAATTCAAGAGAGCAAAGAGGTACTCCTGTCAGTCTTAAGAGCTTGCTCAAAGGATGGGGACCTGGAGGAAGCCGAACGAACTTGGTCAAAACTCCTCTCCGATGATCGTAGTCCTCCTTCACAAGCTTTTGTATATAAAATGGAAGTCTATGCAAAGATCGGAGAGCCTATGAAATCTTTGGAAGTATTTAGGAGGATGCAGAAACAACTGAGTTCCACCTCCGTTGCAGCATACTATAAGATAATAAAGGTGTTGTCTAAATCTCAAAGACTAGATCTTGCAGAGTCTATCATGTCCGAGTTCATAAACAGTGGTATGAAGCCGCTGATTCCATCATTCATCGATTTGATGGGAATGTATTCCATTGCAGGCTTACATGAGAAAATGGAGACTACCTTTCTCCGTTGCCGTGAAGTCTGCGGTCCAAACCAGACGGtttttaatatttatttggaTTCCTTGGTGCATACTGGCAATCTGAACCGGGCTGAAGAAATCTTCAATGAAATGCGTGGTGATGTTGCAATTAGTCTTGATTCTCGTTCTTGCAACAGTATTTTGAGAGGCTATCTGACCTCTGGAGAGTATGCAAAGGCAGAAAAGATATATGGTTTGATGCGCCAAAAGAAATACGACATTGAGATTGAATCTTCATTGATGGAAAAACTTGACTATGTTCTAAGCTTGCGGGAGAAAGTAGTTGAAGAACCTATTAAGCTGAAGCTCACAAAAGAACAGCGAGAGGTTTTGATGGGGTTGCTTCTTGGGGGTTTGCAAATTAGATCATATGGAGAGAGGAGGAGGAGAGTACATGCAATCCATTTTGAGTTCAATGCAGAGTCGAGGATCCACGCCATTTTAAAGGGACACATACACAATGAATTTCATCAGTGGTTAGGCTCTCACGATATGATGGTGGATGGCACTGATGATATTCCTAGTTCCTTTACTACCATCTCACATTCTTGTTTTACTTTCTATGCTGATCAATTCTGGCCCAATGGACGTCCTGGTATACCAAAACTTATACATAGATGGCTGTCACCTTGTGTTCTTGCTTATTGGTATATGTATGGCGGTTACAGGACATCTTCTGGCGATATTCTATTGAGAGTAAAGGGAAGTCGAGAGGAAGTTTTGAATATTGTTAAAGCGCTGAAAGACAAATCATTAGACTGCCGAGTAAAAAAGAGGGGGACGGTCTTTTGGATTGGTTTTCTGGGGGACAATGCTACATGGTTCTGGACAGTGGTAAAGCCCTTTATTCTTGGTGAATTAAAGGATCTCCTTAAAGCAGGTGGCTGCTCAAATGGATCCCTAGAAAACCAAAGAATCAATTTTTACAGTGGTTCGGGGTCTGACGAGAAGAATTCAGATTACAGCGATGCTGACACGTCATAG